Proteins encoded in a region of the Burkholderia ubonensis subsp. mesacidophila genome:
- a CDS encoding OmpW/AlkL family protein: MKNKILLCAAAGVAALAPPAAHAQSAGSNVVTLGWFHVMPQQSSTPMTTNVAPTPINTPLRLPPSFTSPGTGLRTSGADTVGLTVSHFLTDHIAVTSVAGVPPVFKVSAQGTIKPPGPAGALGTQNIGLGSVNPIVKSVRQWSPAVILQYYFAQANAKFRPFLGLGVSYNWFSDLQLNPNFVKQTQDNLGAILAAGAGKPGKTSVEAKASSSWQPVFNAGLQYNITEHFGLVASVTYIPLKTTSTVTIKAADGTTLAESKSDLKADPIISYVGMSYKF, translated from the coding sequence CCGCGCTGGCGCCGCCCGCGGCGCACGCGCAAAGCGCCGGCAGCAACGTCGTCACGCTCGGCTGGTTCCACGTGATGCCGCAGCAGAGCAGCACGCCGATGACGACCAACGTCGCGCCGACGCCGATCAACACGCCGCTGCGCCTGCCGCCGTCGTTCACGTCGCCGGGCACCGGGCTGCGCACGAGCGGCGCGGACACCGTCGGCCTCACGGTCAGCCACTTCCTCACCGACCACATCGCGGTCACGTCGGTAGCCGGCGTGCCGCCGGTGTTCAAGGTGTCGGCCCAGGGCACGATCAAGCCGCCGGGCCCGGCCGGCGCGCTCGGCACGCAAAACATCGGGCTCGGGTCGGTCAACCCGATCGTGAAGAGCGTGCGGCAGTGGAGCCCGGCGGTGATCCTGCAGTACTACTTCGCGCAGGCGAACGCGAAGTTCCGGCCGTTCCTCGGCCTCGGCGTGTCGTACAACTGGTTCAGCGACCTGCAGCTCAACCCGAACTTCGTCAAGCAGACGCAGGACAACCTCGGCGCGATCCTCGCGGCGGGCGCGGGCAAGCCGGGCAAGACATCGGTGGAGGCGAAGGCGTCGTCGTCGTGGCAGCCGGTGTTCAACGCGGGCCTGCAGTACAACATCACCGAGCATTTCGGGCTGGTCGCGTCGGTCACCTACATCCCGCTGAAGACGACGTCGACGGTGACGATCAAGGCGGCCGACGGCACGACGCTCGCCGAGTCGAAATCGGACCTGAAGGCCGATCCGATCATCAGCTACGTCGGGATGTCGTACAAATTCTGA